TTTACAAAAACTGCCTGTACATATGAATCTTGTTTTAAACTGGCTGCGATTATGTTGAGCGCTTCTTCTTGTTTCACGTCTCGACCCCCTCCCGGCTAAAAAAATATATTACGATATTATAAGTCTTTTATTGTGGAATAGTCAACGGTAGATTTGCTTTATTTCCATATAAAAAGTCTGACCTCAACATGGTCAGACTTTCTAACTTAACAACGCTTGTACTTTATCGTCTATATAATTTTTTATTAGTTGAAGTTGGACTTTTTCAAAACTGTAACAATGATTTAGCGCTTTCTGAACAGTTAAAGTCAGCTCATTTGGTAATGATGACAAACCCCATCTGCCAGCTTCCTCTTTTGATGAAATAACACCTTCTTTCAAATACCAATACACCCTGATCAGGTTTATCGTGCAATATACCGGATTACCTTCAATATTCTCCAAACACTCCCGATAGTCGCCCATAATGGAAGAAATATAATCCGCTTGTGGAACAGATGGAAAAACCCCGACAATGGGGATTCCTTCAATACAAACTCCCCGATTATTGATTATGGTTATGTGAGCAGCTAAATCAGCGTCAGTCCTAATCTTTTCGTTTATATATTTGTTTGTTCCATTCGACAGATCCGCTTCATAACGCTCCCGCCAATATTCACTGAAATGAAAGTCGAATGGAGAGGGGTGCTTCCAATTTGTTAATTGTTCTTCATTTAAAAAACTTATTTCCACTGGAAACGGGTTTCCCGAACAAGTTAAAAACAATTGTGCCAATTTCTTTTTAGTTTCAATAGTTAATGATCTTTCCGTAACGACCAATATATCAATATCACTTCGGCTCGGATTTAAACCTCCCATTGCTAAAGAACCATGTAAGTAAAAACCAACAAAATCTTTTTTTATAATTTCTTTCGTTTCTCTTAGAAGATGATAAACAAAATCTTTTATATCTGATGAGCATGTTTTCCAATTGTAAGTCATAAAAGCTCCCCTTTCTCCTATTAACAGAAACAGATCCTGGTCAATGCAACAATTAACCTGTCCTATGCAATATCATATCAAAACGACAAAAAAAGAAGTAACCGCCCATTAACCAGCAGTTACTTCTTTCATTATTTTTCCTTATTAACATACCGTCGCATATGGTCAGTAACACCAGCCAGGTAAATCTGTGCAGGGTCACTATTGACATCAAGCTCAATTGAAGAACCGTCAGTTGGCAGCGTCTCTTCAAATATTGCTTCATATTCGTCGACTGAGACTTCTTTTCGTGATGCAAACAGTTCATCATGCTCCTTAATTTTCAGATGCTCTCTATAGCCATCTTGCAGGATACCTGTAAAGAATTCACCAACTGCTCCTGAGCCATAGCTGAACATTCCGATACGTGCACCTGCTTCCAGGTCTTCTTTTTGTTCAAGTAAAGACAGCAGACTCAGATACAGTGAACCGGTATAAATATTACCGACATTTCTGTTGTATTCGGTACTTATCTGATAGTTTGCCTTCAACCGCTCCTGAACGTCCTCTGTTGTTTCTTCCAATACAGGCTTCAATGCTTTTTTGCCCATTTTTGTGTATGGTAAATGGAAGGTGATTGCCTCAAAATCCTTCAGTTCACGACCGGTTTTCTCCTTATACTGCTCCCATACTTTTGCAAAAAATGAAATGTATTTCTCGTTTGAAAGTTTTCCATCAACCAAGGCCTTGTCCGAATATACCGGGCGCCAGAAATCCATGACATCATCAGCTAAATAAGCGGACTTATCTTCAAGTGCCAAGATTGCAGGATCTGCACTGATTACCATTCCAACTGCTCCTGCTCCCTGTGTTGCCTCACCTGATGAGTTCAAACCATATCGCGCAATATCTGATGCCAATACCAGCACTTTGCTTTCCGGATTAAGTGCAATATGACCTTTTGCCATTTGGATAGCGGCAGTTGCGCCATAACAGGCATGCTTTACTTCAACGGTCCGGGCATGCGGGTTCAATCCAAGCAGATGGTGGACGTAAACCGCAGCTGACTTTGAATTATCGATACCTGTCTCTGTCCCGAAAATAACAAAATCAATCGCTTCCTTATCGTTTTCATCCAAAACTTCCAATGCTGCATTTGCCGCCAGCGTAACCGAATCCTGTGTTATCGGCGGTACCGCCATTTTCTCCTGACCGATTCCGATCGTGAATTTTTCAGGCTCCACGTTTCTGCGGACAGCCAGCTTGTTCATATCAACATATAAATGGGGTGCATAGAAACCTATTTTATCAATACCAATTTTCAACGTTCATCCTCTTTTCTTACTTATATATTGTATAATAGTTAACATTTCCACGAGATACATTAGTTATTAAATCTTTCTATTTGTGAATATATTCACATAATGATTCAATTAAAATTCAATATCCTAAATAATAATACAATTCGTCTATAAAGACAACATGAAGGAATTATTTTTCTAAAAACGTCTTAATTTCTTTTCTGCCTTTTAAGACGACAATCGTATTTTGCGGGTTCATTTTCCGAAAAAACTCAAACCTGTCCTGCATCTTCTTCCTTCGTGGATAATAAGTAGTGCAAATGAATTTCAAAAATTGATAATCCAATTTTTCTTTACACCCTTCACCCATATCCGGTCTGGTCCTCCCGATGTTAAGCAGCCAGCGTTTGACCACCCGATAAAGGCAGACAGCTAAAGGTACTTCCAGATAAATAATCGTATCAGCATGTTTCACCCGGATATCAAATGTATTGCTGTAATTGCCCTCAATAATCCATTGATCTTTTAGGATAATTTTCTCTTGAGCAGCGCTGAATTCTTTTAACGATGCCTGTACCCAGTTTGGTTTCCAGAATAAAGCATCAAGATGATAAACATTGATGCCAAGTTTCTCTCCCAGCTTACGCGCAAAAGTGGATTTTCCGGCACCGGCAGAAGCCCCCATAACCATTATCCGATTCAATATCTCTCAACTCCCCCACTTTTTTTGAAAAATAAGCATATCAAAAAGCATAGGATTTTCAAGACTTTTCAGAGAAAAATATGATTTCACCCCGGATTTCTTCATCAATTTCTAAGATCCCGAATGAATAATACGGTAATTTCCGTTTATATGTTGGGGAGCCGGGATTAAACAACAACGTCTTGTTAAAGTAGCGCATCATCGGAATATGTGAATGACCAAAAATAATAACATCCACATCGTTATCGTCAAAAGCTTCCAATGCCCGCTTTTCCGTCGTCTTTTTTTCGCCATGACCATGAACGATGCCAATCTTGTGACCGTGCACATTCAATATTTCACGTGTGGAAAATTGGTCTTTTATTTCCTCGTTATCGATGTTGCCGTAAACTCCGATCACTTCACTGTATTTGGCAAGTGTATGGTACACATCCATCGTTTTCCAGTCACCGGCATGAATAATCAGATCAGCATTTTTTAATTCTTTTACAAAACGGGAGGGAAGAAGGTTATTATTATCAGTCATATGTGTATCGGCGGTTACAATAATTTTCATTTATAGGGCTCCTCACATTACAGCAATCTGTACATAAATCTGCACCAGCACATAGATAGCAATCGCGTAT
The genomic region above belongs to Virgibacillus doumboii and contains:
- a CDS encoding hydroxymethylglutaryl-CoA synthase, whose protein sequence is MKIGIDKIGFYAPHLYVDMNKLAVRRNVEPEKFTIGIGQEKMAVPPITQDSVTLAANAALEVLDENDKEAIDFVIFGTETGIDNSKSAAVYVHHLLGLNPHARTVEVKHACYGATAAIQMAKGHIALNPESKVLVLASDIARYGLNSSGEATQGAGAVGMVISADPAILALEDKSAYLADDVMDFWRPVYSDKALVDGKLSNEKYISFFAKVWEQYKEKTGRELKDFEAITFHLPYTKMGKKALKPVLEETTEDVQERLKANYQISTEYNRNVGNIYTGSLYLSLLSLLEQKEDLEAGARIGMFSYGSGAVGEFFTGILQDGYREHLKIKEHDELFASRKEVSVDEYEAIFEETLPTDGSSIELDVNSDPAQIYLAGVTDHMRRYVNKEK
- a CDS encoding metallophosphoesterase family protein; this encodes MKIIVTADTHMTDNNNLLPSRFVKELKNADLIIHAGDWKTMDVYHTLAKYSEVIGVYGNIDNEEIKDQFSTREILNVHGHKIGIVHGHGEKKTTEKRALEAFDDNDVDVIIFGHSHIPMMRYFNKTLLFNPGSPTYKRKLPYYSFGILEIDEEIRGEIIFFSEKS
- a CDS encoding aminoglycoside adenylyltransferase domain-containing protein encodes the protein MTYNWKTCSSDIKDFVYHLLRETKEIIKKDFVGFYLHGSLAMGGLNPSRSDIDILVVTERSLTIETKKKLAQLFLTCSGNPFPVEISFLNEEQLTNWKHPSPFDFHFSEYWRERYEADLSNGTNKYINEKIRTDADLAAHITIINNRGVCIEGIPIVGVFPSVPQADYISSIMGDYRECLENIEGNPVYCTINLIRVYWYLKEGVISSKEEAGRWGLSSLPNELTLTVQKALNHCYSFEKVQLQLIKNYIDDKVQALLS
- a CDS encoding topology modulation protein, translated to MNRIMVMGASAGAGKSTFARKLGEKLGINVYHLDALFWKPNWVQASLKEFSAAQEKIILKDQWIIEGNYSNTFDIRVKHADTIIYLEVPLAVCLYRVVKRWLLNIGRTRPDMGEGCKEKLDYQFLKFICTTYYPRRKKMQDRFEFFRKMNPQNTIVVLKGRKEIKTFLEK